The nucleotide sequence CCGGACCAGCGCCCGCTGCCCCGTCCACGTTCGCTCCGACCACGACGCCGGACACCTCGGCCACGCCGAGAGCGACGACGCCCGCGACCACCGGGGCCCTCACGAGTGCAGCTCTGCCCGGCACCTCGGGAAGTTCTCTCCCGTCCTCCGGAAAGGTTCCCTCCGGCCAGGTCCCCCTGACGACGTCGACGCCGGGGCGGGCCGGCCCCTCCGGCGCCACGGCCGCCACCGCCGCGCCCCGTGTGACGCAATAGCGGGATGCGCCTCCCTCGCCGACAAACAGGCCTTCATCCACGACATCCGGGCAGGCCCAGGGTCCTGGGGACCTTTGGCACTGTCGGGACAACACCCGGCCACCTACCGTGAGGCTCTACCCACCAGTCCGTCGGCGGGCTCCGTACCCCGTCACCAGATCCTCAAGAAGGACAACGCAATGACGACATCTGCAAGACCGATCGATCATTCGGGGCTAGAGGTATTGACGATCGCGGACTGCCTCTACCACCTCGGCACCGCGCGGGTCGGCCGCGTCGCGTTCGTGTCAGACGGGCACCCGGTCATCCTGCCGGTCAACCACGGGATGGATGGCGACGAGGTGGTGTTCCGGACGAACATCGGGTCGAAACTGTCTGCGGCCCAGCAGGAACTTCCGGTCGCGTTCGAGGTCGACGGCATCGACGCCGACCGCCGCGCAGGTTGGAGTGTGCTGGTACGCGGCACCGCCCGGACCGTCGAAGATCCGGACGAGGTCGCCGCCCTCTACCAACTCGGCATCTGGCCGTGGGCCGATACGGTCCGCCGCGGCCATTGGGTGCGAATCCTGACCCACGAGATCACCGGCCGCAAGATCGTCCACGACTCGGTGGCCTGACGGCGCACCCGGGGAGTCCGCGAGCCTCGCCGGTGGACCGCCCCGGACCCCGCACCCCCGAGCAGGAAGAGGTTGAACTTGAACGGCCCCGAGAATGTGATCATCGTCGGTATCGACGGATCGCCCGCCGCGCAGGCCGCACTGACGTGGGCGGCGAAGGACGCGAGCCGGCGAAAGGCTGCGTTGCATCTGGTGCAGTCCTTCTTCGTCTCCATCGAGTATGCGGGTCCTGGCATGATGGTTCCGCCCCAGGTATTCGACGATGCCCGGAAATGGGCCCAGCGTTCTCTGCGCGACGCCCGGACCGATGCCCTGAGAGTCGATCCTGATCTGGTGGTCATGACCACCGTGCATGCGGAGAGACCTTTCGTCGCACTGCGCAACGCCTCGAAGAATGCGTTGATGACGGTGGTCGGTTCCCGCGGTATGGGCATGATGAGCGAGATCCTGCTGGGATCTGTCGCGATGAACCTGGCCACTCATGCCCATTCGCCGGTCGTTGTGGTGCACGCTGATCCGGATGGCGACCCACCCCCGGCGCCGGCCGCGCCCCATGCTCCGGTGATGGTCGGTCTGGACGGGTCCCCGGAATCCGACGTTGCCCTGGCCTTCGCTCTGGAGGAGGCGTCCCTCCGGGGTGCGCCACTGGTGGCCGTGCACGGCTGGGACGACGCGCCGCTCAACGGGTTCCAGCGGGTCTATGCGCTGGAAATGGACCGTACCGTCATCGACGAGGACGAACGACGTCTGCTGGCCGAACAGCTGGCCGGGTCCGCGACCAGATATCCGGACGTCAAGATCCGACAATTGGTCGAGCGCGGGCACGCCGGCGCCTCGTTGCTGCGCACCTCGCAGGACATCCCTCCCTGCCTCCTGGTCGTCGGGTCGCGCGGACGGGGCGGATTCGCCGGTCTGCTGCTGGGTTCGACCAGCCATCGCCTGGTCATCCACGCGGCGTGTCCGGTGGCCGTCGTGCGCATCGAGCAGCCATAGGCAGCCAATCACCCCCCGCAGCGCGCCGGCACCGGCGTCAATCCCCTTCCTGCACTCAGACGATCTGAACAGTCCTGCGTGACCACCGAGATCAGACCACCTCTGGTCTGAGACGTAGATCCGCCACCGCCGCATTCTTCGACGTAGCGGCGATCGGTGCTGGAGTCTCGGGGTGGGCGATGCCGACGGTCGATCCTTTCGCTCGGCATCGTTCATGGTCGAAGCCGAGCGGGTCGCCAGGCAGTGGTCGAGGCCGATGGATCTTTCGAGCTGTCGAGGGCGGTACCGTCGTCGGGAGAGCAGGACGCGTGACACCGCCCGAGGTGCCGCCGTGCCGAGAGGACCGGACATGACCTCAGTCGATGGCGCTTCCGAGCGCGACAACGGACGACGCGAACGAGCCGTGGACGCGCGGGAAACTTTGGCCGAACAGCGCGAATCAGCACTGGACGAGCGTGAAGCACGTGCGGACGGACAGGAAGACGCACCGGCCGAGCGAGCTGTCAAAGCCCAGGAAATCCTGGCCCTGGCGGACGAGAGAGACCTGCGCGCGGACGGACGGGACCTCGAAGCGGACAAGCGTGAACAGACGGCAAGCCTGCAGTCCTTCCTGCACGACCGTCAAGGTCGCGACGACGGTCATGACGCGGCGCACAAGGCCAGGGTGTCGTCCGCGCTCGACAGATTGGACTCGAAGATCGACCGGAAGTCCTCCGCCGAAGACAGGTCCGCGCTCGTCGGCGACTCGGCTGCAGAACGTTGAACCTGTTCGGAACCTGTTCCGCGTAAGCGTCGAGGCGTCGCCCCGGGTCGACGGGCCAGAGCAGAATCGCCCGGTTGAATGCCCGGTTGAATAATGTGCGGTATCGAGTCTGCTAACCGTCAGAACGATTTCATGCTCTACGTAAGCGTTTCAAGACGCCGGTGATCTCGTCGATCGCGAGGACCTCCGGGACCTCGGGGCTGCGGTCTCGACCTTCGCATCGTCCCCGGAGGCGACGATCACCACTGTGCGTCAGCAAATTCAACGACCGCGACTACAACTCGAAGACCGCAGCAATTGCTCGACCAGCCACGGTCTACCGTTCAGTCGTACCCCAGCGAAAGGGGGAGCATGCCGTGGACACCGACGACGAACAGGTACCCGTGGTGATCATCCCGGGACCACCGGCCGAGATCAGGGAAACCCACAGTGGAATCGTGGTTCTCGTCGGCGACCGTGCGTTCAAGTTCAAGAAGCCCGTCGACCTCGGCTTCCTCGACTTCCGCACCGAAGCAGCCCGCAGACGGGTCTGCTGGCGGGAACTCGAGCTCAATCGACGGCTCGCGCCCGATGTGTACCTCGACGTCGCAACCCTGGCCGGTTCCGACGGACAGGTCGACGAACACGTCATCGTCATGCGCCGGATGCCGGAGGCGCTGCGGCTGTCCACGATGGTTCGTCGGGGCGCCGATGTCGAGGGCGACCTGCGTCAGCTCGCCCGGTCGATCGCAGAATTCCACGCCGGCGCCGAACGTGGACCGCAGATCGCGGCCGCGGGTCGCGCGGCCGCACTGCGCCACCGGTGGACCGACAACCTCGCCGAGACCGAGAAGTTCCTCGGCACAACCATGGATACGCGGCTGCATCAACGCATCGGCGAGTTGGCGCTGGGGTACATCGACGGCCGCGCACTGCTGCTGGCCGACCGCGCCGCCCGCGGGATGATCGTCGACGGCCACGGGGACCTGATCGCAGAGGACATCTTCTGCCTGCCCGACCATCCACGAGTGCTGGACTGCCTCGAGTTCGACGACCAGTTGCGGTTCGTCGACGTGCTCGACGACGTCGCATTCCTGGCCATGGATCTCGACTATCTCGGTCGCCCCGACCTGGCCGAGCACTTCCTGGACTGCTACCGCGAATTCAGCGGCACCGACACGGCGACATCGCTGCAGCATCACTACATCGCCTATCGGGCTTTCGTCCGGGCGAAGGTGTCCTGCATCCGTGCCGCCCAGGGCGTGCCGACCGCGGCCGCCGAGGCGGACGGGCACGCCCGGCTGGCGCTGGCCCATCTGGAAGCCGGCGAGGTGACGCTCACCCTCGTCGGCGGCGCGCCGGGCACCGGAAAGTCCACCCTGGCCGCCGGTCTGGCGGAGCACTTCGATGCGGTGCTCCTGCGTTCGGACACGATTCGTCAGGAACTGGTGGGCACCGATCCGGGTGATCGATATAGCGACCAG is from Nakamurella sp. PAMC28650 and encodes:
- a CDS encoding AAA family ATPase, which encodes MDTDDEQVPVVIIPGPPAEIRETHSGIVVLVGDRAFKFKKPVDLGFLDFRTEAARRRVCWRELELNRRLAPDVYLDVATLAGSDGQVDEHVIVMRRMPEALRLSTMVRRGADVEGDLRQLARSIAEFHAGAERGPQIAAAGRAAALRHRWTDNLAETEKFLGTTMDTRLHQRIGELALGYIDGRALLLADRAARGMIVDGHGDLIAEDIFCLPDHPRVLDCLEFDDQLRFVDVLDDVAFLAMDLDYLGRPDLAEHFLDCYREFSGTDTATSLQHHYIAYRAFVRAKVSCIRAAQGVPTAAAEADGHARLALAHLEAGEVTLTLVGGAPGTGKSTLAAGLAEHFDAVLLRSDTIRQELVGTDPGDRYSDQSKMATYQELLGRARLALETGHSVIADATWAGAAVRELASEVARASRSRLIAIECTAPLDLSAARAQHRLEGGEDVSEAGTVIARQLATSRDPWPEASSIDTSTSAAKSLVAAGDLFPRRLRPHVVSTLPS
- a CDS encoding pyridoxamine 5'-phosphate oxidase family protein, which translates into the protein MTTSARPIDHSGLEVLTIADCLYHLGTARVGRVAFVSDGHPVILPVNHGMDGDEVVFRTNIGSKLSAAQQELPVAFEVDGIDADRRAGWSVLVRGTARTVEDPDEVAALYQLGIWPWADTVRRGHWVRILTHEITGRKIVHDSVA
- a CDS encoding universal stress protein; translation: MNGPENVIIVGIDGSPAAQAALTWAAKDASRRKAALHLVQSFFVSIEYAGPGMMVPPQVFDDARKWAQRSLRDARTDALRVDPDLVVMTTVHAERPFVALRNASKNALMTVVGSRGMGMMSEILLGSVAMNLATHAHSPVVVVHADPDGDPPPAPAAPHAPVMVGLDGSPESDVALAFALEEASLRGAPLVAVHGWDDAPLNGFQRVYALEMDRTVIDEDERRLLAEQLAGSATRYPDVKIRQLVERGHAGASLLRTSQDIPPCLLVVGSRGRGGFAGLLLGSTSHRLVIHAACPVAVVRIEQP